In one Denitratisoma sp. genomic region, the following are encoded:
- a CDS encoding IclR family transcriptional regulator: protein MSQPEAKSSIQVIERMMTLLDVLAHHHDAVSLKQLSLETGLHPSTAHRILGAMAQSGFVERAEPGAYRLGIRLLELGNIVKSRINIREIALPFMQXLHGKIGESVNLGVRHXDEIIYVERTSSGRSSVRVVHLVGARAPLHATAVGKLFLVEDGLQKLREYAKRTGLPGFTPTSLTTLPSLEKELDRVRRHGVAFDNEEIEQGLRCVAAPVRDDSGELVAGLSVSAPAERYDAEWIPLIKRAADDISHALGYVKK from the coding sequence TTGTCCCAGCCGGAAGCGAAAAGCTCCATCCAGGTCATCGAGCGCATGATGACGCTGCTCGACGTGCTGGCGCACCACCACGACGCCGTCAGCCTGAAGCAGCTGTCGCTGGAGACCGGCCTGCATCCGTCCACCGCGCACCGAATCCTCGGCGCCATGGCGCAGAGCGGCTTCGTCGAACGTGCCGAGCCTGGGGCCTACCGGCTCGGCATCCGCCTGCTTGAACTGGGCAACATCGTCAAGTCGCGCATCAACATCCGCGAAATCGCGCTGCCCTTCATGCAGRCSCTGCAYGGAAAGATCGGCGARAGCGTGAACCTCGGCGTGCGCCAYGRCGAYGARATCATCTACGTCGAGCGCACYTCCAGCGGCCGYTCCTCGGTGCGCGTGGTGCAYCTYGTCGGYGCYCGCGCGCCGCTGCACGCCACCGCCGTCGGCAAGCTGTTCCTCGTCGAGGACGGCCTGCAGAAGCTGCGCGAGTACGCCAAGCGCACCGGCCTGCCCGGCTTCACGCCGACCTCGCTCACCACCCTGCCCTCGCTGGAAAAAGAACTCGATCGCGTGCGACGCCACGGCGTCGCCTTCGACAACGAGGAGATCGAGCAGGGCCTGCGCTGCGTCGCCGCGCCGGTGCGCGACGATTCCGGCGAACTGGTCGCCGGTCTTTCCGTCTCGGCGCCCGCCGAACGCTACGACGCCGAGTGGATCCCGCTCATCAAGCGGGCAGCCGACGACATTTCCCACGCCTTGGGCTACGTCAAAAAATAA
- a CDS encoding LutB/LldF family L-lactate oxidation iron-sulfur protein: protein MEVRSMHFKARAGEAAADQALQAKLATAKGLFVEGRRRAVSEIDLEATREASKAIRNTCLADLDLWLERFETEATRRGGKVLWARDGAEICRLVVEIARRHGVKKAIKSKSMLSEEAGLNAALEAAGVQPVETDLGEYILQINDNELPSHIIAPAIHKTKEEVAELFERVHQKPRKTDIGEMTREAREMLRAHFLSADMGISGGNFLVAETGSLALVTNEGNGRMVTTLPRVHVVITGVEKVIPTLEDLATLMRILPRSATGQTISNYFSVLTGVKRPEDTDGPEHLYFILVDNGRVDLLGSDFQDMLRCIRCAACINHCPVYQTIGGHAYGWVYPGPMGAVLTPLFVGIENAIDLPHAATLCNQCGVVCPVKIPLPDLMRKLREQQAERGLRPWGERAALGLWAWLARHPRLYALAARVGVRYLNWLAEGVDRIRVMGIAPSWTAGRDFPAPEGRTFRELYKTNRRDR from the coding sequence GTGGAAGTCCGCTCCATGCACTTCAAGGCGCGCGCCGGCGAGGCGGCCGCCGACCAGGCGCTGCAGGCCAAGCTGGCCACCGCCAAGGGCCTCTTCGTCGAGGGGCGCCGCCGCGCCGTTTCGGAGATCGACCTCGAGGCGACGCGCGAGGCGTCGAAAGCCATCCGCAACACCTGCCTCGCCGATCTCGACCTCTGGCTGGAACGTTTCGAAACCGAGGCGACCCGCCGCGGCGGCAAGGTGCTGTGGGCGCGCGACGGCGCCGAGATCTGCCGCCTGGTGGTGGAGATCGCCCGCCGCCACGGTGTGAAGAAGGCCATCAAGTCGAAGTCCATGCTCTCCGAGGAGGCCGGCCTCAACGCCGCGCTGGAGGCGGCCGGCGTGCAGCCGGTGGAGACCGACCTTGGCGAGTACATCCTGCAGATCAACGACAACGAGCTGCCCTCGCACATCATCGCCCCGGCCATCCACAAGACCAAGGAGGAAGTGGCCGAACTGTTCGAGCGCGTGCACCAAAAGCCGCGCAAGACCGACATCGGCGAGATGACGCGCGAGGCTCGGGAGATGCTGCGCGCGCACTTTCTGTCCGCCGACATGGGCATCTCCGGCGGCAATTTCCTCGTCGCCGAGACCGGTTCCTTGGCGCTGGTCACCAACGAGGGCAACGGCCGCATGGTGACGACCCTGCCGCGCGTGCATGTCGTCATCACCGGCGTCGAGAAGGTCATCCCGACGCTGGAGGACCTCGCCACGCTGATGCGCATCCTGCCGCGTTCGGCCACCGGCCAGACCATCTCCAACTACTTTTCCGTCCTCACCGGCGTGAAGCGCCCCGAGGACACGGACGGCCCCGAGCACCTGTATTTCATCCTGGTCGACAACGGCCGCGTCGACCTCCTCGGCAGCGACTTCCAGGACATGCTGCGCTGCATCCGCTGCGCCGCCTGCATCAACCACTGCCCGGTGTACCAGACCATCGGCGGCCATGCCTACGGCTGGGTCTACCCGGGACCGATGGGCGCGGTGCTGACGCCGCTCTTCGTCGGCATCGAAAACGCCATCGACCTGCCGCACGCCGCCACGCTGTGCAACCAGTGCGGCGTCGTCTGCCCGGTGAAGATCCCGCTGCCGGACCTGATGCGCAAGCTGCGCGAGCAGCAGGCCGAGCGCGGCCTGCGGCCGTGGGGCGAGCGCGCGGCGCTCGGGCTCTGGGCCTGGCTGGCGCGGCATCCCAGGCTATATGCGCTGGCGGCCAGGGTCGGCGTGCGCTATCTGAACTGGCTGGCCGAGGGCGTGGATCGCATCCGCGTCATGGGCATCGCGCCGTCGTGGACGGCCGGCCGCGATTTTCCCGCGCCGGAAGGACGCACCTTCCGCGAACTTTACAAAACCAACAGGAGAGACCGATGA
- a CDS encoding patatin-like phospholipase family protein — MTEVNPCGMKVSPDKTALILTGGGARAAYQVGVLGAIRELLPEPGRNPFPIICGTSAGAINAAALACLADDFGKGIGYLQDIWGNFHAAQVYRADALGIGASGLNWLSALMFGWLFRHSPRSLLDNTPLRCLLERSLDLGNIDAAIRRGSLYAVSITASGYQSGHSVSFFQAAEAAETWRRTHRGGTRVRLTVDHLLASSAIPFIFPAIKIHREYFGDGSMRQLAPVSPAIHLGAERILVVGAGRMEDEKRSRRGDAYPPLAQIAGHALSSIFLDSLHVDLERLQRINSTVAIIPPEVRAQAGFPLRKIETLVISPSQRLDYMAARHVRSLPWPVRALLRGIGATNKTGSALASYLLFEKPYTCALMELGYTDTMARREEVCRFLRIP; from the coding sequence ATGACCGAAGTAAATCCCTGCGGGATGAAAGTCAGTCCCGACAAGACGGCGTTGATCCTGACGGGCGGCGGCGCACGCGCCGCCTATCAGGTCGGCGTGCTGGGCGCCATCCGCGAGCTGCTGCCGGAGCCCGGCCGCAACCCCTTTCCGATCATCTGCGGTACCTCGGCCGGCGCCATCAATGCTGCCGCACTGGCCTGCCTTGCCGATGATTTCGGCAAGGGCATCGGCTATCTGCAGGACATCTGGGGCAACTTCCATGCCGCGCAGGTGTATCGCGCCGATGCGCTGGGCATCGGCGCCAGCGGCCTGAACTGGCTGTCCGCCCTCATGTTTGGCTGGCTCTTCAGGCACAGTCCGCGCTCGCTCCTCGACAATACTCCCCTGCGATGCCTGCTGGAGCGCAGCCTGGATCTGGGGAACATCGACGCGGCCATTCGGCGCGGTTCCCTGTATGCCGTCTCGATCACCGCCTCGGGCTACCAGTCGGGCCACAGTGTCAGCTTTTTCCAGGCCGCCGAAGCGGCGGAAACCTGGAGGCGCACCCATCGTGGAGGCACCCGTGTCAGGCTGACCGTCGACCACCTGCTCGCCTCCAGTGCCATCCCTTTCATTTTTCCGGCCATCAAAATCCACCGCGAGTATTTCGGCGACGGTTCGATGCGTCAATTGGCGCCGGTCTCCCCGGCCATCCACCTCGGCGCCGAGCGCATCCTGGTCGTCGGCGCCGGCCGCATGGAAGACGAGAAGCGGTCAAGGCGCGGCGATGCCTATCCGCCGCTGGCGCAGATCGCCGGCCATGCCCTCTCGTCGATTTTTCTCGATAGCCTGCATGTCGATCTGGAACGCCTGCAGCGCATCAACAGTACGGTGGCGATCATCCCGCCGGAGGTGCGCGCGCAGGCCGGCTTTCCCCTGCGCAAGATCGAGACACTGGTGATTTCGCCTTCGCAGCGCCTGGACTACATGGCGGCGCGGCATGTCAGAAGCCTGCCTTGGCCAGTGCGGGCCCTGCTGCGAGGCATCGGCGCCACCAACAAGACCGGTTCCGCCCTGGCGAGCTACCTGCTTTTCGAGAAACCCTATACCTGCGCCTTGATGGAACTCGGCTATACGGATACGATGGCACGCCGCGAGGAAGTGTGTCGTTTCCTCAGAATTCCCTGA
- a CDS encoding (Fe-S)-binding protein, with protein sequence MKVGLFVTCLVDLMRPRIGFAALRLLEAAGCEVVVPETQTCCGQPAYNSGDRRAARLLAEKLIAEFERCDYVVAPSGSCAGMIRAHYPELFADDPAWHARAAALGARTYELADFLASVAKLDKVPGDFTGTVTYHDSCSGLRELGVKAQPRALLAKLSGVTLTEMTGAEECCGFGGTFAVKFGDISARLAEKKCDNVRASGADAVVLGDLGCMLSIEGKLRRMGDEKTRVMHIAEILAGER encoded by the coding sequence ATGAAAGTAGGCCTGTTCGTCACCTGCCTGGTCGACCTGATGCGGCCGCGCATCGGCTTCGCGGCATTGCGGCTGCTCGAGGCGGCCGGCTGCGAGGTCGTCGTGCCGGAAACGCAAACCTGCTGCGGCCAGCCGGCGTACAACTCGGGCGATCGTCGTGCCGCGCGCCTCCTGGCGGAAAAGCTCATCGCCGAGTTCGAGAGATGCGACTATGTCGTGGCGCCATCCGGCTCCTGCGCCGGCATGATCCGCGCCCATTATCCCGAGCTGTTCGCCGACGATCCCGCCTGGCATGCGCGCGCCGCCGCGCTGGGCGCGCGCACCTACGAGCTTGCCGACTTCCTCGCCAGCGTGGCGAAGCTCGACAAGGTGCCAGGCGATTTCACCGGCACGGTCACCTACCACGATTCCTGTTCCGGCCTGCGCGAGCTGGGCGTGAAGGCACAGCCGCGCGCCCTGTTGGCGAAGCTGTCCGGCGTGACCCTGACGGAAATGACCGGCGCCGAGGAGTGCTGCGGCTTCGGCGGCACTTTCGCGGTGAAGTTCGGCGACATCTCGGCGCGCCTTGCCGAGAAGAAATGCGACAACGTCCGCGCCAGCGGCGCCGACGCCGTGGTGCTGGGCGACCTCGGCTGCATGCTCAGCATCGAGGGCAAGCTGCGGCGCATGGGCGACGAAAAGACCAGAGTGATGCACATCGCCGAAATCCTGGCCGGGGAGCGATAG
- the pbpG gene encoding D-alanyl-D-alanine endopeptidase: MKFKLTTLLAICAALAIGTLGDAAPAEAASTKKAAAKRKAKPVKKVERRVEVQDSDELLLKSAAVVVQDQSSGEVLFEKNSDAVLPIASITKLMTAMVVLDAQLPLTETLSIGQEDVDTLKGTRSRLKVGTLLTREDMLLLALMASENRAASALSRHYPGGAEAFIAAMNHKAAAIGLKDTYFADPTGLTAANVSSARDLTKMVAAASHYPLIRELSTTSERTVWSGGRPISFHNTNTLVRSPASGWEIAVSKTGYIREAGKCLVMQAWLSNRPVVIVLLDSWGRLTRIGDANRIKRWIENASTGSGRPSAALGRRTAG; the protein is encoded by the coding sequence GTGAAATTCAAGCTGACGACTCTGCTGGCAATTTGTGCGGCCTTGGCTATTGGCACGCTGGGCGATGCCGCGCCGGCTGAAGCGGCTTCGACCAAGAAGGCGGCAGCCAAGCGCAAGGCCAAGCCGGTGAAGAAAGTCGAAAGGCGTGTCGAGGTACAGGATTCCGACGAACTGCTGCTGAAGTCTGCTGCCGTGGTGGTGCAGGATCAGTCCTCGGGCGAAGTTCTGTTCGAGAAGAACTCAGACGCCGTCCTGCCGATCGCCTCCATCACCAAGCTGATGACGGCGATGGTGGTGCTCGATGCCCAATTGCCCTTGACTGAAACCCTCAGCATCGGCCAGGAGGACGTGGATACCCTCAAGGGCACCCGTTCGCGTCTGAAGGTGGGCACCCTGCTGACCCGCGAGGACATGCTGCTGCTGGCGCTGATGGCTTCCGAGAATCGCGCGGCCTCCGCACTGTCCCGCCACTATCCGGGCGGTGCCGAGGCATTCATCGCGGCCATGAACCACAAGGCAGCCGCCATCGGCCTCAAGGACACTTACTTCGCCGATCCCACCGGGCTGACGGCAGCCAATGTCTCCAGTGCGCGCGACCTCACCAAGATGGTGGCCGCGGCCTCGCATTACCCCCTTATCCGCGAGTTGTCCACCACCAGCGAGCGCACGGTGTGGTCGGGCGGACGTCCGATTTCCTTCCACAACACCAACACGCTGGTGCGCAGCCCGGCCTCGGGCTGGGAAATCGCCGTGTCGAAGACCGGCTATATCCGCGAGGCGGGCAAGTGCCTCGTGATGCAGGCCTGGCTGAGCAACCGGCCTGTGGTCATCGTGCTGCTGGATTCCTGGGGTCGGCTGACGCGCATAGGCGACGCCAACCGCATCAAGCGCTGGATCGAGAATGCTTCGACCGGCAGCGGCCGGCCGAGTGCTGCACTGGGTCGCCGTACGGCCGGCTGA